From Macrobrachium nipponense isolate FS-2020 chromosome 6, ASM1510439v2, whole genome shotgun sequence, a single genomic window includes:
- the LOC135216360 gene encoding ribonuclease P protein subunit p40-like: MHEPEVLHFPAPESHVGFSRHSINDPQLDSIFQHLIDEHPFNTKVNVVLPCASPEHWRLEQVLAQDSDFYEVENIPLSVFCTPVFLEAFLNAGKFYAVSCDARLDLDNAAALTPEGWLVLTLDKNTYSNLRLNGKLSAHILRRPKERYIVKINLKNNFTPGKPLYNKVVKAFNEVVLKFNFWMTWVPNDSEVCPSSVAKFFSDLGYVVYRQEVQSRNSTLVDVNVPLLLQETSGDGDEKVEIEPEHLLEWMGCISLGIKL, translated from the exons ATGCATGAGCCAGAAGTTTTACACTTCCCAGCTCCAGAGAGTCATGTGGGGTTTTCCAGACATTCCATTAATGATCCTCAGTTGGATTCCATCTTTCAACATCTTATTGATGAACATCCTTTCAATACAAAA gtCAATGTAGTTCTGCCGTGTGCTTCACCTGAACATTGGAGACTGGAACAGGTGCTTGCTCAAGACAGCGACTTTTACGAAGTTGAAAATATACCTTTGTCTGTGTTCTGCACGCCTGTGTTTCTGGAAGCATTTTTAAATGCAG GGAAATTTTACGCAGTATCCTGTGATGCCAGGCTGGATCTCGATAACGCAGCTGCACTGACCCCAGAAGGCTGGCTTGTACTAACACTGGACAAGAACACTTACAGTAACCTTCGGCTCAATGGGAAACTGTCTGCTCACATACTTCGCAGACCGAAGGAAAGATACA ttgtcaaAATCAATTTGAAGAACAATTTTACCCCTGGGAAACCATTGTACAATAAGGTGGTTAAGGCTTTTAATGAAGTTGTTCTCAAGTTTAATTTCTGGATGACTTGGGTTCCCAATG ATTCCGAGGTTTGCCCGTCATCTGTTGCCAAGTTCTTCAGTGATCTTGGTTATGTGGTCTATCGCCAGGAAGTGCAAAGCAGAAACAGCACTTTAGTAGACGTGAATGTTCCATTACTACTACAGGAAACCAGTGGAGATGGTGATGAAAAAGTGGAAATAGAGCCAGAGCATTTACTGGAGTGGATGGGATGCATTTCGCTTGGAATAAAACTGTGA